The Ipomoea triloba cultivar NCNSP0323 chromosome 13, ASM357664v1 genomic interval tattttcaaTCCAAAACCACTTTGGCTCTTACACCTCAATACTTTTGAGGCGAAAATCATATGGTTTTGAAGATTTGGCTAGAAAGATTAAAtgtggtaaataaataaaagtcataCATCAAATATGACAAAAATCATACTTGGTGACTAAATGTGGAAGTGACATAATGGCGGGACCAAAACCTTTTATTTAATGCTGGGTTTTGAAAAAGTcttacattgaaaatataagagagaagATGTGTTTAAGATAATGAGTTAAATTAGCTAATTGATTCAATTTAGTCTTTCGGTGTGGTTTGactcatgtgcattatagcccgcGTAACATTGATTTAATCTTACCATATAACATGGTATCAATGGCCCAAGACCATGTGTTAGACGGactaattggttggattcagTCTAATCAGAAATGTTGGCTAGACAGGTTTTACTACATTGCAGAATTCCCATTCATCTGAGCGCAGGTCACACACAGATGCTGATGGTATAAAGCCACATTGTCTAATCTTTCATGGCACATTTCTGTCAGTGTCATTTTGATGACAGTATAGTGATATTGCAATTAAGATTGAGTTCAAACATAGTACACCACATCCTATATAAAATATCTTCTGAAAAATCAGTGATCTCTATGAATCCCATGGTTCTCAATTACTGGTTTCATCTTTTATCCCTTATTGTAGAACTCCTGTTCTACGTTTTATATCTAAAGGAGGGCCAAACCCGATGTTCCTTCCAATCAATCCACCGGGTCGTCTCATGAAAAACTTGACGATCAACGATCGAAAAGAAATTTTCCCTTTTCACCACACCAGAAATAATCTATCCCCAATGTTTGTTTTactaacagaaaaaaaaaacagagaaagtatactttttcaaattttcatatgGTCAAATACAGAACCCATCCAAAAGTATATGTCTGCTTTTGTGATAGTGATAAAGGAGCAGATATCATTTTCCAATGAAGTTCAATAAGTATTATCTTTGTTTACTTCAAAGAAGCCTGAAGCTGTTGATAACAGCCCTCCCATTATGGTTTTTTCTCAATTGCTAAAGTGTTTAATTAGAGGTAAGAAGAGACTAAAGAGTGGCAATGAATATGCCCTTCAGATTGCTTTTGAATTATTGAGGGGATTGAAGGAATCAAATCACGAGGGGGAATAGAAAATCTGGATGAATGTGCATTGGAAGAATCAATTCTCATactgtaaattttttacaagtttttttatttttcatgttcAGACTTGATCTCAACCAAGTCTACCTGAATGAATAGGCCTACTCATTCTGAGGATGTCTGTGTGGACTTGCACACATGACACATATGCGCGCCCACGTGATGTCTGAGGAGTGCATGCCCTCTTGCATCCATGCCATTGGTCTGCAATGGAACCTCCAACTGCATTTGATGTATGCAAGTCAGCATTGTAATCTGATAGGATAAAACGTTTACCATtacactaaaaattataatttaaatatgtagctttatttttttttttatatggtcACATTTTCGTGTGGTAGGGTGATAGACTTGATCCTTCAGGCCTTCGCCAAACAATCTCCCTAACCACTAATTACTGGACTTGACCATTTACTGGCCTCTAGCACCAACAATTTTCCTAGTCACCAATTGTTGGACTTCGCCATTTACTGGCCTCTGGCTCCAACAATCTCCTTAGCCACCAATTGCTGGACTTGATTCTTTACTGACCTCTGGCCGCAACAATCCCTCTAGTCACCAATTATTGGACTTGGCCATTTATTGACCTTTACTCCTAACAATCCCCCATCTATCGATtgctgattttgaccctttacTGACCTTTACCTGTCTCTAGCCACAATAATCCCCCTAACCACCTGGACATGGCCATTTGCTGTCATATGACCCCAGCAATCGCAAATTATCATGTGGACCCATGCCCACCTTGATTTTGAATGTTGATGTTGTTTTGACTtagatacacaatttacatactaaatgtttacaatttaccttttaaaaatttcaatttgtaCACTATGAACACAcaattaacatatatgtaattgattatcttgttttgtattcacaagttcTTTTCAAATATTGCAATCACACAATATTAACATATTAGGATTTGATGACCTgtattgtattcacaaattGCCTTCTACAacttttatgtgtttgattagaaacacaatttatattttagaagttcacaatttcaatactaaagaTAAACAATCTAGGATAAgggtggaccctggtccatgatatacaACTCCCAAACAATCTTCCTAACTACCAAttgttggacttggcctttcACTCGCCAAGAACATCCATACCCTCTTTCTTTCCATAATGGATTTACACATGTCATGTAAGCATTTAGTAAGTGGAATGTGCATCTATGTAATGATTATGGGGTAGTTATGCATTTCATATTCTTGCATCCATCTTCTCAGTTAGAGCTTTCCCCTCATAAAGCCTTGCCAGAAATGGATACAGAACAGAGAATAGTATTTGAAACTCTTTTAGAGAAGTATTGGATGGGGAATCCAGTAAAGATGGGGTTTATTTGGATATGTTCCCAGGGTTTGTGTTTCTGTGCATGCACTTAATACAATAATAGTTCATAAATGGCTACTCCTAAGAACCATTCCCATACACTACTTAAGAAAAAGGCAACAGCATAGCAATAAGAGGTAATAATACTTtcttttttcccaaaaatatttctCCTTAGCCTTTTGAACCCATGTTAAGGAAACCTAGGGCCCCACCTCTAAGTTCCTCACAGTATATAAGCCCTCTCAACCCCATTCACCAAAACTCACCATCCACCTTCAATTCAGCTAACAAATTTTCTTCAGTTTCAACTCTGCAACTCGATCGCTTTTCTCATCTTTCGCCTTCTAGGTGAGTACTTCTGAGTTGATGAAATGGTTAAATGGATAGTGTATGTATAGAAAATTATGCACATTTCATGTTTGGTTTTAAATGGATAATTtgtgaacaattttttttaaacatgtttGGCAGAAAATGAGCCGGGAAGGGGATTGGATGTGTGCTGCATGCCAGCACCTTAACTTCAAGAAGCGCGATGCATGCCAACGATGCAGCTGCCCGAAGTATGCATCCGCGTCTGATGTGGCCTTATACGGGCTAAATAAATCGGAAGTGTTGGCTGGGGACTGGTATTGCACTGCCATGAACTGCGGGGTTCACAACTATGCCAGCCGAACGACTTGCTTCAGATGTGGCGCCTCGAAAGTGGATTATTATGGCTATGCTGCAGCATATGAGGCAAATGCTGTTCCTGGTTGGAAATCTGGTGACTGGATATGCAACAGGTAAATTCACTAGTACCTTAGAGAGTTTTGGAGGATTAATGAAGTGTCTATGACAGTTACAGATTACCTTAAACTACTCAAATTGTTCAATTTGATGTTCTGATCATCTGCAATTCCTGCAGATATGGATGTGGTACTCACAACTATGCCAGTAGAACAGAATGCTACAAATGCAAGACGCCTCGGGATTATGGTGAGGATAGATTCTTAGCTTGTGCTGGATGATCAGATCATCTGTGTACTTAATAGCATTACTCActttattgtttgtttgttttattctCAGCACAAGACCTGTGATGAGAAAGTGAGGCAAGGAAGAGAACAGAACAGCATTCTATCCCCAGTTCATATCCAAGAATTGCTGTTTTTCTTTAGTTCTTATATATCACTCTCTGTGTTCTCTTAGTCCAATAATATTATCCAATTTTCATTAGCATTGCTATCTTTGGTTAGCCAGAATGGGTTTCTGACTTCATTTTTGTATGATGCAAGtgttcatacatatatatgaatgaaaTCCCATCATATTTTCCATCTCTCTTTCAATGTTAGTTCTTATCTTTGATGCTTAGCTTGTGAGTTGTGAATGATGAGACCTTTACATGGGGTGGTCCATGGAATATCAATAATAATGTGTCCCAAATCCCAATAGCTATCAATCGATTAAAATCTTTTGAACTTAGGACCTTCTTTTTGGTTTAATATATGAAGAATGTGTTACATGTTCAgtttcaattaaaagtttaaactaatTATAATAAGGCAACTTCTAACacatttatactttatatattatatatgtccAACACAACCAAACCTACTTTTCCCTACAAAGAAAATTCTCAAACATTTCCACTAGtagaaaaataacattcaacatTGGTGTTTTGGTGAAgtactaattaaattataaaccacgtggatttttttttaatatcttaatTTTGGGCCAAAAATTATTTGTGTAGCATGCCAAAATAGCAAAATGTGAGGGAAGATGCAAAACAAATACTATTGATTTTGACAATAAATATTAGAGGATTGTTTCCCTCTTCTCGATGATAAAATctctttgatttatgaaaaagtcATCATCTACTCCTTGAAGATATACTCTGTGTAAAAGTCGCCTTGTGACTTGGCCTAGTCGGTAAAGGGATCACAATGAGCTAAACTAACTTAAATTGTCCATAATTAACCAACTTAAATCAAGAACACCAATTGAATTGACAGCTCCATAAGGAGTCGAGTTTGATGTGATAAGTATCCACAAATAAAACAttaaggctctgtttggtaacatagttagcttataagccaattttggtttatttgaccattattagttgtttgacttggttaaccaatcaaaatgagtatttgattaattaactttttgttacaacttattgctccaaaatactaaaattcaaaaagttgctcaaataaacttttttgataagctttttgaaaaagtcattttacatgtaatcagctaatttatcaaatacttttctacaatcagctaatactatcaattagtcaaacccactaactcaatcagttatcagttatttaccaaacactccctaAGTATACTAGATTTTTACCATAGTAGGATAGGCTTACTCCTTGGAAATAGCAAGCTAAGCAGCAACAAATGtagaagaaggaggaggagaagaagaagaatccaATAGAGATTCAGAGAATCTCCATTGACCCAAACTCAGAAAGGGGAGCCTAGCTAGCTAGTTTTGCAGTGATATATAAACATGATTCCTTTGGGCATCAAGAGTTGATGTAAATCTCAATAATTTTGCAGATAAGAACCAGATGCTATGCTAGCTCCACTTTATGAGCCACACAACTGCTGACTCAACTCTATTTTGCCTTCCTTTCTCTTCAGACTTCCAATCAAATTATGTTTCCATGCACTTTTATTACCCATTCCAACATTGCAGCACAAAAGAGGAAGTTAATGAGGAATTAAGGATTTAGTAGAATAAGTGCAACCATTAAGACTTCTTATAAGTGGCAAGTGTTAGATTATAAATGGGGTAACATCATTTTTTTATTCTCAGTTACTCAAAATTTTTGTCGTTTCTAGCTCCGttgttaaatatattatattcttctcatatttatattcaaaatttgtcGTTTTTGGCTCCGTTGTTAACATCATATGATTGTATGTGGCGAACTTGATCTTCAAAACGAATGGAAAGACAAGATGACTTTAAGGTATGTATATGTTTCTATGAGCATTTTAGTACTTTGGGTGTTTATGTTTTGATTTGCTAGTCGGAAGACTAAAAATGCCACAAGCCAACCGTCTTGCAAAGTTAAGGATATGTTTTGTAACTTTTAATTAGAATGACCAATTGTGAATATTTGAGagagtaatttaatttatattttttaatttcaataaatCATGCTTGACCAGAACTTTTCCAAGTCAAAATCTGAACCAAAATATTGGAATAAGTTTTCTACCTTTTAAGTTTTGCTTTAAAACTCCCCAAACTACCAAATGGCCTCTAAAAAGtttaagtttaattaattagtacgTACTTTATAGATACCAATATAAAGTGTATGAGCAATAAGTgtcacaatataatatattcaataggtaaattctttacaaattaattaatttgttcttCCCGTAACGAGTATTAAAAAGATTCTTGCCCTATTATGAGCTGACTTTACAATCCCATAAGTTCAATTGCTTTAATTGATGCTAGACAAGTGGCCCAGTAACTATGAAGGAGCTTCCCCACCATATCTCCTAGCTGCAGAGTCCAAATAACCACAACCAATAGTATTATCGGGACTTTGATTCTTGTCGCAAATATTGAAAGTTTAGGTTTGGATTAGATTTGTGTGTTTTTATGAGCGTTTTAGTACTTTGGATGTTTAGTTTTGAATATATTGACTAAATTCAAATGAAATAACTCTTACATATTTAATTAGTACTTTATAGATACTAATATAAAGTGTATGAGCAATAAGTGCCgcaatataatttaataggTAAATTCTTAATAGATTAATTTGTTCTCGtattgagtactactaactctgttaaaatgcagtatctgttcataactactttctcaatatactaaaacacaaaaagtcaatactgCCTCCATTGAAACTCAAACTCATAACATTTCATATAAGAAAGCAATTTAGTACTACTAGACTACAAGATCCTTTGCCTATTATGAGCTGACTTTACAATCCCATAACTTCAATTGCTTTAATTGATGCTAGCTAGAAAAGTGGTCCAGTAACTATGAAGGGGCTTCCCACCATATCTCCTAGCTGCAGGGTCCACTTCTATTTCattctcttttaaaaaaaaaattgccacaAGAGTACACTGAATTCTAATGTTGCTATTACGTATAAATTGGTAATATGAGGCGTGGGTGAATGGGAGGAACTCATCTATTCTTAACTAAATATTAAAGGTTCGATTCTTGGATTTAGATATGGGGCAGTGTTAAATCTCTAGATCAATTATCCCATTCAATAATagagggcaatttatatcatggaccagggtccacatagcattatggatcttgaattgaaatgaaacgACGAGATACAAAATTCATGCTCGTAAGGTGCAGATACATAAGTTGTGTTcaacaattactaatttgtttcaagtacaaaattcatactcttaaagtacataattttataatgtgagacacaaaaaatcataatacaaaacacatacacatgaacCAGGATCCACAGAACATGCCGTGTGAATCCTAATTTATAATAAAGATTGATAATAGAGGTGTTTATCATTCGGGTCCATTCCTCATGCAGCCTTGCAGGCTGCACAAATTTCCAACACCATGCAACTCACTGCAATGGCAGCAAATTCATGCCATACGTTGCCGGCCATATGCATGCATATGACAtgagaaatttttaaaatatatatattttggaccGTATCTAACCGGTTATGGTTGGACCTTAAACTGGACCAAGCCTGAACCAACCAATTCTGGTTGTATTTGTTGAAAAATTAGAGTAAAAGTGATATGTTTTAAAACTGCATTATTTTGAGTAAAGATAGAGTCTATTATTACTTTAGGTCCGGTAAGCctaaattcatattttttaagtaaaaatatgaatttcatatatttatacacTCAAAACGAATAATGAGTAAATGTGGAATTAATTTTCAAGGCCGGAGTACCATAAAGTTGAAAAAGTAAAacttataaaaattttgaaagagttttgtttcacattataaataaatatatttatacattttggAAGCATGTGAATATTAAAAATTCTTTTTGGGCGCATGCAGGACTAAGCTAATATATAGGCAAGGACAATAAAGCATGAAAGAGGCCTCTAATATCCACATTAGCTAATTTTGACTTAATAGGAACTTCACCAGCCAGCTTGCTTTTATCACTGTCACACAAAAATGACTTTTAATTACCATTATTTAAGACTTTTAACgccagttttcaaaaaaaaaaaaaaaaagacttttaacgccaatttttagtttttattttttgaaagaaacaaatttttaggtatatatttttttttgaaaacatttttaggtatatatagtatatgctACTATagtaatttaaagaaaatagaaataacgtcaattttgaagaaatcgTTGcataagtatttaaaaaataaataaaccttTTTAACGgtaacttttaattaaaaaaatatgatggTTCTTAGTTAAAACTTGTATTAAAAAGGTTTTTAgtaatttagaaattttaattaaaaactattgTTAGTCCCGAAGGGTtagggtacaagtctagaggggaaGGGAGATGAATAGACTTGTaggattttaaaaattttaacgatTCATACAAGTAAACTGAAAGGTTACTTCAACATTTCGTAGAGTATGCACAACGGAAATATTGTAACCCTTTTAAAGTTGTTTGCACGTAATATTTGAAAGTTATGATTTGAATGTGATAGAATATGAAAGATATGCAataaagtaaagagagagagagagagagaaagagatcagagagatttatagtggttcggccaacTCAGTCTATTCCACTATTCTCTTTAAAATTCCTAAGGAGGTTTGCACTAATCCCTTTAGTACAAAAACGTTCAAGTCTTGAACACTAAGCCGGCCTTGAATTTCTTAGGTTTTCAACTCAACACTGAGTTTACTCTGTCTCTTTCTACTTTTACCGAGTAGAGTTATAAAGGTTTGAAGAAAATAATTCTTCTATCTCCAGCAAGAAAGCTTGGCATTGAATGATGAACTTGACGATCTTCACGTTTGAGCAGCCCAAGCTTCTAAATCTGGATAAAACTTTATAGCTCTTTGAATCTCTCTCACTGGTCTTATTTTGAACTTGTTAAGAGCGTTTGAATAGCTTGAAATTTTTTACTTCAATAGACCAAGACctttttttggttttgaatgaaggtatttataggcgTTTAGAAATGTGTCTGTTGGAGGGAAACCCATTTCAAGCGTCTATTGACCAGTGGGTAGAGACTAGTGGATTCTTCAAAAAGTGACTTTGCGTGTCAGACTTTCCAATCGTTAGACCACTTAATTTGCGTTGAACATATCTTTTTTTTCTGCACAAAATATCTAGGCTTTCTGAGGAAAATCTCTTGGGATGTGTACCTAGGACTATTTTTTGCCTTAGTCACATTTTACCACAAAGCACTATAGTTTTAAGGTTTCGAACTTTTGGCTTAGAGAATGTCTCAAATAGTTCTTTTCGAATGGTTAACAAACACTATTCGAGTTAACTTTTCGAACCTTAACACTTTCCTACTTCTCGATTACGAATGGTTGTCCTTACCATTCGTTCTTTCTAACATTCACTTTTACTCGAAAGATAGGCCCTTCCACCATTCAGCCATTGCAACCTTTCAATCTTGAAATCTTCTACTCTTCGACTCTTCGTCTTGAACTCTTTGAAGCTTTATCTCTGGTTATTTGAAATGTAACCATTCGGGTTACTGTTCAGACTGTTTCGTCTATTCGAAACGTAACTTCTCGAGTTAACATTCATACTATTTGAATTATAGAAAAGAGTTCCTAAgtctaaaattaaagataaaataagTGTCATCAGCCGTAGTGAAACTTGCCATTTCATTCATGGTCTCTACTGGATCAACGCCTTCATGAATGGTCTATAgtacaaaagattttataattgacttaataattaagtattagtttttattgcctaatacaaattgaaaattattaaacattatttatgatatttattgtgtcccttgtaatattaaaattattaggtagaatttttataattaaaatataattaagatagtacacataaattatattttctttaataattaataataattaatataattatctaatataaatttacatttattaataagtatttatggtaattattattagtaggtATTAATATAAGggataaaaaagttaaaaagaagaataaaatgagACTAACGTtaaagtattaaaacaaaagcaatcttgtgctacaacaaataattattatcataaaattgatattataaaatgatattgtaatCGATATTATAATGATGCATCACCAATCCATTCTATTTACAGGACtgtggaagaagaaaatgagagagCCGCCAAGATATGATTTCATAGAGAACAGGAAGAAGAGACAGACAatgcaaattgaagaattatgattttcaaaatcaacaatcaattGTATTCATAGGAAGAAAtggtgataattataaatttgttaatttttcaaaagaaagtataattaattacttaacatttttaattattaattataaatgaaatttttaatcctTCATGCattctaaattattaaaatccatattactccgtattaattattttgtaacctccatATACATATACGAAATAATAGTatggatgttacaaaataatattataatatagtaatcagtgttgcaaaattCCGCCTACGCGCCGATTAATTCATGCCTAAGCGCTAGGCgttggtcgaccgcctagcgtatcaccttaaacggtggtctaggcggctacGCCGGCTGGCccgctaggcgaccgcctaggccgcttaagcaccacctaggccgcttaggcgctgacctcCTATGCCCcttaggcaccgactaggccgccgattaaatattgttcttttttaatgggttatttcactcaaaacaatatcgttttgattgaaataaccctaaattatacaaaatatagatattttttatgttaatatttaatattttagtattaactattatagTATTTAGGGCTgtatctgagcatgtctaacatgtgcaaccgcacagggcccccaatttttggggcctcatattaaaaaaaaaattatatgtatatagtttacaaaaatttaggctAAACGTATAAAGATTggaccaatttgtgacaagATGAAATTGAGCCCAACTGACAATTACTTTAAAAAccctatatatatttcctaatctaAATCTCAATTAGCAAAGACATTGTcaattccaatatatatatatatNTAACTTTTCGAACCTTAACACTTTCCTACTTCTCGATTACGAATGGTTGTCCTTACCATTCGTTCTTTCTAACATTCACTTTTACTCGAAAGATAGGCCCTTCCACCATTCAGCCATTGCAACCTTTCAATCTTGAAATCTTCTACTCTTCGACTCTTCGTCTTGAACTCTTTGAAGCTTTATCTCTGGTTATTTGAAATGTAACCATTCGGGTTACTGTTCAGACTGTTTCGTCTATTCGAAACGTAACTTCTCGAGTTAACATTCATACTATTTGAATTATAGAAAAGAGTTCCTAAgtctaaaattaaagataaaataagTGTCATCAGCCGTAGTGAAACTTGCCATTTCATTCATGGTCTCTACTGGATCAACGCCTTCATGAATGGTCTATAgtacaaaagattttataattgacttaataattaagtattagtttttattgcctaatacaaattgaaaattattaaacattatttatgatatttattgtgtcccttgtaatattaaaattattaggtagaatttttataattaaaatataattaagatagtacacataaattatattttctttaataattaataataattaatataattatctaatataaatttacatttattaataagtatttatggtaatta includes:
- the LOC116002905 gene encoding uncharacterized RNA-binding protein C17H9.04c; translated protein: MSREGDWMCAACQHLNFKKRDACQRCSCPKYASASDVALYGLNKSEVLAGDWYCTAMNCGVHNYASRTTCFRCGASKVDYYGYAAAYEANAVPGWKSGDWICNRYGCGTHNYASRTECYKCKTPRDYAQDL